A single window of Gossypium hirsutum isolate 1008001.06 chromosome A10, Gossypium_hirsutum_v2.1, whole genome shotgun sequence DNA harbors:
- the LOC107935919 gene encoding la-related protein 6A has protein sequence MDSHVEPTIATAGPTALSPPRDSLDLIPVGSVEAEEEIETLSPPSEEDHDHANGQNRDQKQNQENSSATAVLTDDLKNKIIKQVEYYFSDENLPTDKYMMSLIKKNKEGFVSISLIASFRRMKRLSRSYPSIVAALKESSLLVVSSDGKMVKRRNSLPSIEVRDPKLFTVLVENLPEDHSVENIRRIFGEVGNIKNISLRDPHAVEESKKSVRVDILVSSKLHALVEYETVEAAEKAVATLNDERDWRNGMHVKLLKRIMGKHAQRRPAWRGPDPAEKNSNAQASDQTGDDENNASNQHHEGLPDEDGENLSKEKNGHRPRNRGRARKPRTRGTNGLGHGTTSSSHATEPSKPPPGPRMPDGTRGFTMGRGQPLVSRQS, from the exons ATGGACAGCCACGTGGAGCCTACCATCGCCACCGCTGGTCCTACCGCGCTCTCTCCGCCGCGCGATTCTCTTGATCTCATTCCCGTCGGATCCGTCGAGGCAGAGGAGGAGATTGAGACATTATCTCCTCCGTCCGAGGAGGATCACGACCACGCTAACGGTCAAAATCGGGATCAAAAGCAGAATCAGGAGAACTCGTCGGCGACTGCTGTCCTTACTGATGATCTCAAAAATAAGATCATTAAGCAG GTGGAATATTATTTCAGCGATGAAAATTTGCCGACCGATAAGTACATGATGAGTCTGATTAAGAAGAACAAAGAAGGTTTTG TTTCTATATCATTAATTGCGTCTTTTAGGAGAATGAAAAGACTCAGCAGAAGTTATCCATCAATAGTCGCTGCGCTTAAAGAGTCTTCCCTACTT GTTGTTAGTTCTGATGGGAAGATGGTGAAGCGTCGGAATTCTCTTCCATCTATTGAGGTCAGGGACCCTAAG TTATTCACTGTTTTGGTAGAAAATCTTCCAGAGGATCATTCAGTGGAGAACATTAGGAGGATATTTGGTGAAGTTGGAAA CATCAAGAATATATCCCTCCGCGATCCACATGCTGTGGAAGAGTCAAAGAAAAGTGTTAGGGTAGATATTTTGGTCAGCAGCAAG TTACATGCCCTAGTGGAGTATGAGACAGTGGAGGCTGCTGAAAAAGCT GTGGCTACCTTGAATGATGAACGTGACTGGAGAAATGGCATGCATGTTAAGCTTCTTAAGCGAATAATG GGCAAACATGCTCAGCGAAGGCCAGCTTGGAGAGGACCTGACCCTGCTGAAAAGAACAGCAATGCTCAAGCATCTGATCAAACGGGAGATGATGAGAATAACGCCTCAAATCAGCATCATGAAGGTTTACCAGATGAG GATGGCGAGAATTTGTCCAAGGAGAAAAATGGGCATCGACCTAGAAACAGAGGACGAGCAAGGAAACCGAGAACTCGTGGTACCAATGGACTTG GCCATGGAACGACATCCTCATCTCATGCCACTGAACCATCAAAGCCACCCCCTGGCCCTAGAATGCCTGATGGAACGAGGGGATTCACAATGGGACGCGGACAGCCACTAGTTTCTAGGCAAAGCTAG